Genomic DNA from Gimesia aquarii:
GTTCCCGGAGCACCATAAAAGATAAGCGAACCGATGCGGTCTGCGGCCAGAATTCTTCGCAGGAGCTTGCCTTCACCGAGGAAATGCTGTTGGCCGGCGAATTCTTCCAGCGATTGGGGACGCATGCGGGCAGCCAACGGTTTCGCTTTTTCCAGATTGCTGGCTTCCTGTTGGTCGAACAAGCCCATAAAAAAACCTCCGCCAAGTGATTCAGACGCGGGTATATTAGAACCCGTGATTGCAAAGTGGGAACCTGATAATCCGGGTTGTGTTTCCCGGGTATACCGGGTTTACACGCAGCCGAATTTCGGGGGTTCCCAGTTTAGTGTTTGTAGGGTCAACTCACGATTTTGAATCAACATGACAGAGGTGTATTCCTCTTATTTGTTGTTTTCTTATTTTATCCAGCATCGATATTCAAAACAAGGAGGCGATTCTATAATTATTTTTTCAATTATACAATCGATCCCTTATCCCTCATGTTTCTTTGCGGTTCCTTTCTTTTTTTGTTTTTGCTGAAAAAGAAATTCGACCAGATCCCGTAAGTCGTCCTTACTGAGTTGTTTGACAATCTCATCCGGCATCGCCGATTTCCCTGCGACCCGCTCGTCGATGTCGTCTTTGTTCACGCGACTGATTGTGCCTTTCGCGTCCATGAGTACAATTTCTTTGTCCGTCTCCTTACGAATAATACCAACGATCACTTTACCATCTAACATCGCGAGGACTGCAGTTTCAAATCCTTTTGCGATTGCTTTATTCGGGGCTACAATTGCCTCCAGCAGATATCTTCGGTCTTTATCGATTCCAATCGAAGATAAATCAGGGCCGACTTCTCCTCCATTGTCATTAATCTTATGACAACGTCGGCATGAAGTATCACTGCGGCCATAAAAGATCTCACGTCCGCGTGCTGCGCTTCCACCTGCCAGTGTCTCAACATATCCGGAAATCGCATCACCCTTCGGCCGATTTGTTTCGAATTCTGCTCGCAATTGCTTTAGCTCAGTCGACTGCTTCTCCTCAGCCGCTTTCAAGAGATCTAATTGAATTTCAGAGGGAACTTCCTGTTTGACGAGTCGTTGCATCCAACGCACCAAAATCTCAGTGGCAGCAGGTGAATTCATTGTCGCCAGTGTCTGTATCGCTCCCTGCTTTTCCCTGGTTTGCCCTTTCTTGATCGCTTGTTCCAGCACGGGAAGGGCTTCATCAGGACGATGTTGAGCCAAAACGTTTCTGCCGCTCACGCGCAACTGAGGTTTGGCAGCTTTGATTGCCGTTTTCGCGACGTTGGTAATTTTCGAATAGTCGAGTTTATTAAGTGCGACTAAAGAGGCTACACGCACTTCAACGGGACGCTTCTTATCAAGGACCATCTCTGCTAACAGGGGGGCTGCTGCTTTGATGCCATAGTTTGCTGCCAGTCCGGTACTTGCTGTTTTAACTTTTTCTGAGCTTTGAAATAGATCGGGAACAATCGTACCGATAATCCCAGCCAGTTCGATCTGCTTTCGTTGCTCAAGTGGTTGCCAGCGTCCCAGCACACGATCTAAGGGTGAAGGTTCATTCCATTGATTCAATTCTTCAATTGCCTCCAGTCGCAATGGTTCGGTCATATTATTATCAGCAGCGATTTTTGCCACTTGAAGTGCGCTGTCCTTAGTACCCAATCGGAAGTTCGCATTCATCACTCGTCGCAGCAAGGCGTCGGACATATCAGAACGAATTGAAACAGCCGCCAGATCAGAGAAGGCTGAGGGGATCGGTTCATCATTAATCGCGCGGGCTGCTTCGAGTACGACCAGCGGATCAGCATCCTGTAAAAACAAACCCACTTCTTTACGTTGCAGGCGTCTGAGTGCCACAACGGCTGCTAGGCGGACCGCTGCCGATTCATTTTTTGTAGCGGCAATTAATGAATCTGCATCGCCAATGCGTGATAATGCTAGAATCGCTGCGTGCCTAAGCATCGGGTCGGTGTTGTTATTTGTCTTAAGCATTTCAAACAGGGCAGGAATTGCCGCTTCTGTTTGAAGATTTCCCAATGCAACGGCCGCAAAATATTGGACTCGGGCATTCGAATCTGATAACGACGTAATGAGCGCAGGAGCAGCAGCCTCCCAGTCTGCTTCACCTGTTACTTTGGCTGTTTGCGCGCGTACTTCACTATCGGAATCATGAAGTAGACTTTGAATGCCCGAGACAGCAGATCTCGTTTTGCGACCGAGTTGTCCGATGCCCCAGATGGCATGGAGCCGCGCTAACTGGTGTGATGAGTTTAATGCGACATTTTGCAAGGCATCAAGTGCACTTCGATCGACGAGAGCAAATTGAGCTTCGGTGCGGATTCGTTGATCAGGGTGTTCCAACAGCTTGACGAGTTCCGCGACAGAACGTTCTGAGAAACCGGTCTTCATGAGTTCTACGGAACCTGCGGCAGTGGCAGACTTGACGTGTTTAGTATCAGTAAAGCGGTAAATGCGGCCCTTACCGAGGCCGTTCCAGCCGTTAACCCAGTCGCTGATATACAGACTGCCGTCATAGCCAAAATCGACATCGGTGGCCAGAATCGACCAGATAAACTCATGCGAATCAGTCAATTCAAATGAAGCCCCCTTGGGCTTAACGGCAAAGGAACGAATACCACTACGGGATGGAGTGCCTCGGAAGTCTGCCAGAAAGAAATGATTTTTGTAACGATCAGAAAGTCCCACACCTGGATAATGAACCAGTCCAGAAGGACCATCAGACAGATTGATAATGGGCGGCACCATATAAGCCGGTTGTCCCTCATGCGCCGGATGCCAGATCTTCTCTCGGTTAAACGGTCCACGATCGCTGAGGTACTGATAATACATCCGCCAGCCTGTATCACCGCCTTCGACGACATAGACCCAGCGGGCTTGATCTCCACTGTCTGAATTATTATCACCTGTGAAGAGATTACCGTAATCGTCAAACGCAAGTTCCTGTGGATTTCGCAACCCATACGCGAATTCTTCCAGTTCGCTGCCATCTAGATTACAACGGAATACGGCGCCCGTATCTGGTCGAAACAAATGTTTGCCTTCTTTGGTTTTGATGTTATATCCGCGGTCGCCAATACTGAAATAGAGTCGGCCATCGGGCCCCATCTTCAACCCATGCGAATCGTGACCACGAAAGGCAACACGTACACCATAACCGCTGCTCAGCTTTTCCCGTAGGCTCGCTTTACCCTCGTTGGCTGTGTCACTTAGTTTCCAGAGATGGGGAATACAGGTGTAATACACGTTACCACCTCGGGCCAGCACACCGGCTCCCGTACCATCCAGGATCCCATTGAAACCATCAGCAAAAACACTGGTATAATCCGCTTTTCCGTCGTGGTTTCGATCTTCCAGCAAGCTGATACGGTCATGTTCCAGGCCATATTGATTAACTTCTTCTTTGAGATGTTTCTGAAACATTTTCAGTCGTTGTTCGACTGTTTCGAGAGCCAGGTCATCGTGCAGCCAGGTCATATGGCCGCGATTGTCCTCGACTCCTTTTCCTTGACGAAATGTCTCGGCAACGTAAAAACGTCCTTGTTCATCAATACAGAACGCTACTGGATTCGCCAATAATGGTTCTGCTGCAAACAGGCTGACGCTCATTCCTTCCGGAACTCGGAAACCTTGAATGGCCTGTTCACCTTCCTGAGATGCTTCAGCGATTGCAGGAGTGTACGGTGTTTCGCTATGAACCGTTCGAGGAGCAATTAACAATAACAAACTAGTACAAACTGAACACAAATAGTGTGAATTTGAGAGAAACAATTTCAGACAACGGGCAGGAAACAAAGTGATACTCCTCGGTGAGAATTTGATGGGACAAAAACCGTTTTTTGAATGGGAATTTATCATATCTTAACGCTCTCATTAAGCAGTTCCCACCCTGGAATTCTCCTAAATTGCCTGATCAATACAGATTTGAATTTAATCGAAATTTTTTTCCAAGCACTCGGAGTACAGGTCATTATAAACTAGTTTGTGAGTCAAAATCTGAGTAACATGAAAACAATACGCAAGACAACAAATAAAGAGCAAACTGTTCATTAAGTTTGCTAATAAAGCTGCGTGAACTTATAGGATCAGCAGCGCATTAGAATCGAGTCATTCAATGAAAAATGTAGTCAGCCTCATTCTCGGGGGCGGCAAGGGCACACGTCTGTTTCCACTTACGCAACTTCGCTCAAAGCCCGCTGTACCACTGGCCGGGAAATATCGTTTGATTGATATCCCGATCTCGAACTGTATCAATAGTGAATTAAGTCGCATTTATTTGATCACACAATTTAATTCTGTCAGCCTGCATCGTCATATTCGGCAAACTTATAAATTTGATTCGTTTGGTGGCGGATTTGTGGAAATCCTGGCAGCACAGCAGACGATGTCAGGGACTGACTGGTATCAGGGAACCGCCGATGCCGTTCGCAAAAATATTCGCGTCATTGAACAATCGGGTATCGACTATGTTTTGATTCTCTCCGGTGACCAGCTTTATCGGATGGATTATCAGAAAATGCTGCAAACACATATCGATTCTCAAGCCGATGTCACAATTGCAACGGTACCGCTTTCCAGCGAGCAGGCTTCCGCTTTCGGGATCATGCGCGTCAATGATGAGGGACGCGTGGAAGGTTTCCTGGAAAAACCACAGACGGAAGAAGAACTCGAACTGGTACGTACCTCTCCGGCCTGGATAGATCAGCAGGGCATCGAAAGTAAAGGCCGCGACTGTCTGGCCAGTATGGGCATTTATCTATTCAATCGCGATTTACTGGTCGATCTATTGAAGAAGTCGACTTATGAAGACTTCGGTAAAGAAATCTTTCCGATGTCGATTCGTACGCATCAGGTCCATGCGCATTTGTTCGATGGCTATTGGGAAGATATTGGGACGATCCGCTCTTTTTACGAAGCAAATCTGGCACTGGCGAATCCCAATCCGCCATTCGATTTTGTGGTAGAGAAAGCGCCCATCTATTCCCGACCACGTTTTCTGCCACCAACACGCTGTGAAGGGGTGACGATTAATCGCAGCCTGATTGCAGATGGTTGTGAAATCGATGAAGGAACTGTGATCGAAAATAGTGTCATTGGTCTCCGTTGTCGCATCGGCAAGAATGTGACGATCCGCAACTCAGTATTGATGGGGGCCGATTTCTATCAGGATCAATCTAAAATCAATACTGAGAACGAAAGCTTACCCCCCTTTGGCATTGATGAGGGGGCGTTCATCGACGGTGCCATCGTCGATAAAAACTGCCGTGTCGGCAAAAACGTTCGCATTGAACTCAACGGCCACACCGAACAGGATTTCGACCATTCTGATGTCCTGATCCGAGACGGTATCATCGTTGTGCCTAAGGGAACTGTGTTACCTGACGGATGGAAATTATGAGGGGAAGAACTCATAAGAAACGCATCACCATTGGCCAGATATAACTTCCAGCTAAAACCAAGAGATCGGAATCAAAAGCATTAGCAGCTCTTTCGAGCTGTTTTTTTGTGTTTTCCTTGCAATTAAATGGCCATAACAACATAATGGACGTATGTTTTGTGTGTTGCCGTTTTCTTTATATATCTGGGATTCAGTTCATGAAAAGGTTGTTTTTCTTGTGCACGATTCTGTTTACCTGCCTGCTTTTAGCCCATGCTGAAGATCCGCGCAAGTCTTATGATATGGGTTTCGATACGATCTCTGTCTTAGATTACAAAAAGGCACTCAAAAAAGATGGGGAGAAGATTCCAAAATTTCCTCCCCGTTCGGGAAATGCGGTAATCGTGCAATCGGTGAAAAATGATTCGCGTGCTGCAATTGCAGGCTTAGAAGATTTAGATCTGATTCGAATCGTAAATGGTAGATTACTCAGATCCGCTGCTGATGCTGATAAGATCTTCAAAGAAGTAACATACAAGGATGAACTGGAACTAGGAGTTGTCCGTCGAAGTATGGACAAATGGGAGCGGGTCAAAATAAAGTTGACACCAATTACGGAACAAGAGTACTTTGACTCTAAATTATTTTACAACAAGAGATTTGATGAGGAATTCAATCCATTCGTCATGGTATACCATGAAGATGCACCATTCTCAAAATACAGTCACAGAAATATTCAACTCTATTTTAGGAAAGTTGACAGGCAGCCTCCTATTCTCTGTTTGCGGATGAGCTTACTCGTTCGAACCAAAGTTGATTGGGGAGAATTTGTTATCAAAACAGATAATGCGACGTATAAAGTTGGTGAAGAGAAAAAAATTGACAACCAAGAGGAAGCATTCAATGCAAAACTTGCTGAAGCAAATAAGTTGGTAAAATTAGCGGAAAAAGAAGCGAGGGAAGCTGACAAAACAAGTAAGGCTGCTGAAGAAACTTATCTTGCCGAATTTAAGGACTTCAAAGTTGATAAAAATAGGAAGGACGAGAAATATAAAAAACTGGTTCAGCGAAGATTAAAATCACTCAAATATTGTGAAGAACTGGCAAAGGTAGCTGTAGAGGCGGCTCAGAATTTTGGAGTAGCGGTTAAGAACTCAAAGCAGATTCTCGAAAAATCTTTAGAATATTCGAGGGAAAAGCAAAAGCAAAATGAACAACAACTAACACAAGCGCGCGAACGGGCGCAAGCAGCTTTTAATCAGCTTAAGGAATTTGAAGCAGATTTGGTGTCAAAATCAGCTGATAAGATCAGCCAGGGAATTTCTCCCTCACCGCTTGCACTAACCGTTATGGAAGAAGTCGGTTTCGAAGGGCCTAAAGTCATAAGATTGAGAATTAAACAGGGCTGGAGGTGGTATGATGCCCCACTAAATAAAGAGCAAAAACGTCTGCTCGAAGATATTTTATCCTCCAGTACAGTGAAGATCTACCACGAAAGCGATCAAAATCGTGGCTTTAATCTGACTCCGCAACACAAGGAACAGATGAAATTTATTCTGAGAGTGTTTGAGGCAGAAGGGGGTAAGGTTACTGAGTAATTTTTGATGACGATTTTCTGATTGCAACGCGGATGAAAGTAACACTGCCGTATCAGCATAATCATCCGCACTGAACAAGACTTCGACCATTTGGCGTCTTCTTCCGAGATCGTATCATCTTTATGATTAATAGACTGTCCTTTCCTGTCATTGGAAACTCTGACCTTCACAGGTTCTCAGTCACTTCTTTCGAGCATTGTAATTACTGAGCCTGAGCACCTCTTCTAATCGGCATATCAGATTCTATACGTATGTTGCGGATTGTTTACGGAGAAGTCATGCCTAGACTAGTTCTGAACATAGTATTACGCACGATATTCAATATATTTGTAGGATAGAATCAGCCTAATTGATGATGCGCTCAATCGTCTAAGATGTTTTCTAAATACAAGTTTGTTTAAGGCGTCGCCGAAGGGTGGTTGTCAGCTTTCATGTATTGAAGTGAACCGTCAAACGTTGAGTAGCCTGGAGTATGAATGAAATCGTATTCAGAATTCATGTGGCAAGCGGCAGGATTTGTGACCAGTGCATCACTGTTTTTTGTAGTTGGCTGCACACAAGAAGTCTCGTCTAAACCTCCAGTTCCAGTTGCTATCAAAGTGACTGTCGCGAAACCGCTTGTGATGCCCATTGTTGAATGGGACGAATACACGGGGCGGCTGGATGCCATTGATTCCGTTGAAGTGCGTGCCAGAGTCAGTGGTTATCTTGAGTCAACACATTTTGATGAAGGGCAAATGGTACAGAGTGGTGACCTGCTGGCAATTATCGACCAGCGTCCATTCAAAGCGGAACATAACGCAGCCAAAGCGCGACTGGAAGAAGCGACTGCAAGACTCGCGGAGGCGAACTCACTTTACAAGCAGGCGATTGCCGAAAAGTCTGACGTGAATGCACAATTGACCCTGGCT
This window encodes:
- a CDS encoding PVC-type heme-binding CxxCH protein, with translation MLIAPRTVHSETPYTPAIAEASQEGEQAIQGFRVPEGMSVSLFAAEPLLANPVAFCIDEQGRFYVAETFRQGKGVEDNRGHMTWLHDDLALETVEQRLKMFQKHLKEEVNQYGLEHDRISLLEDRNHDGKADYTSVFADGFNGILDGTGAGVLARGGNVYYTCIPHLWKLSDTANEGKASLREKLSSGYGVRVAFRGHDSHGLKMGPDGRLYFSIGDRGYNIKTKEGKHLFRPDTGAVFRCNLDGSELEEFAYGLRNPQELAFDDYGNLFTGDNNSDSGDQARWVYVVEGGDTGWRMYYQYLSDRGPFNREKIWHPAHEGQPAYMVPPIINLSDGPSGLVHYPGVGLSDRYKNHFFLADFRGTPSRSGIRSFAVKPKGASFELTDSHEFIWSILATDVDFGYDGSLYISDWVNGWNGLGKGRIYRFTDTKHVKSATAAGSVELMKTGFSERSVAELVKLLEHPDQRIRTEAQFALVDRSALDALQNVALNSSHQLARLHAIWGIGQLGRKTRSAVSGIQSLLHDSDSEVRAQTAKVTGEADWEAAAPALITSLSDSNARVQYFAAVALGNLQTEAAIPALFEMLKTNNNTDPMLRHAAILALSRIGDADSLIAATKNESAAVRLAAVVALRRLQRKEVGLFLQDADPLVVLEAARAINDEPIPSAFSDLAAVSIRSDMSDALLRRVMNANFRLGTKDSALQVAKIAADNNMTEPLRLEAIEELNQWNEPSPLDRVLGRWQPLEQRKQIELAGIIGTIVPDLFQSSEKVKTASTGLAANYGIKAAAPLLAEMVLDKKRPVEVRVASLVALNKLDYSKITNVAKTAIKAAKPQLRVSGRNVLAQHRPDEALPVLEQAIKKGQTREKQGAIQTLATMNSPAATEILVRWMQRLVKQEVPSEIQLDLLKAAEEKQSTELKQLRAEFETNRPKGDAISGYVETLAGGSAARGREIFYGRSDTSCRRCHKINDNGGEVGPDLSSIGIDKDRRYLLEAIVAPNKAIAKGFETAVLAMLDGKVIVGIIRKETDKEIVLMDAKGTISRVNKDDIDERVAGKSAMPDEIVKQLSKDDLRDLVEFLFQQKQKKKGTAKKHEG
- a CDS encoding glucose-1-phosphate adenylyltransferase, with the protein product MKNVVSLILGGGKGTRLFPLTQLRSKPAVPLAGKYRLIDIPISNCINSELSRIYLITQFNSVSLHRHIRQTYKFDSFGGGFVEILAAQQTMSGTDWYQGTADAVRKNIRVIEQSGIDYVLILSGDQLYRMDYQKMLQTHIDSQADVTIATVPLSSEQASAFGIMRVNDEGRVEGFLEKPQTEEELELVRTSPAWIDQQGIESKGRDCLASMGIYLFNRDLLVDLLKKSTYEDFGKEIFPMSIRTHQVHAHLFDGYWEDIGTIRSFYEANLALANPNPPFDFVVEKAPIYSRPRFLPPTRCEGVTINRSLIADGCEIDEGTVIENSVIGLRCRIGKNVTIRNSVLMGADFYQDQSKINTENESLPPFGIDEGAFIDGAIVDKNCRVGKNVRIELNGHTEQDFDHSDVLIRDGIIVVPKGTVLPDGWKL